Proteins encoded by one window of Halomonas chromatireducens:
- the corA gene encoding magnesium/cobalt transporter CorA: MTRLFRKHYHPAGTAPGTLRELTMEQTALHGPARFSLARRDAGRWGQMQDVRFEAIPEAISAASDEGALYWLHVQGMPTAEELERLGDRVGLHPLAQEDILNGGQRPKVERFDASLVVILGIPEVDDEGRLHLYQLTLFMGGNMVASVMTESLDPFGEVRRRLKERGGRALGEPDDLLYGLLDAAVDHAFPVLDGIGERIEELEMEILNRPDSSTLERLHGLKRELIMLRRYLWPTREVINQLLRDHNDLFTPDTRMWMRDVYDHTVQIMDLVESYRDMTASLLDIYLSSMSHRLNESMRTLTIIATVFMPLTFIAGVYGMNFEHQTSPFAMPELGWYWGYPLVWSVMIAVAIGMVVWFRRAGRAERTSRRCLAWVSLFLSRIGRVVADCEECVILIPIECMAL; encoded by the coding sequence ATGACCCGACTGTTCAGGAAGCACTACCACCCGGCCGGGACCGCCCCGGGCACCTTGCGCGAGCTGACGATGGAGCAGACGGCCCTGCACGGGCCGGCCAGGTTCTCCCTGGCGCGTCGCGATGCCGGCCGCTGGGGGCAGATGCAGGATGTCCGCTTCGAGGCGATTCCCGAGGCGATTTCCGCGGCGTCGGACGAGGGGGCGCTCTACTGGCTGCACGTGCAGGGCATGCCTACTGCCGAGGAGCTCGAACGGCTCGGCGACCGGGTGGGACTGCACCCGCTGGCCCAGGAGGACATCCTCAACGGCGGGCAACGGCCCAAGGTCGAGCGCTTCGATGCGTCGCTGGTGGTCATTCTCGGCATACCCGAGGTGGATGACGAGGGCAGGCTTCACCTCTACCAGTTGACCCTGTTCATGGGCGGCAACATGGTCGCCAGCGTCATGACGGAGAGCCTGGACCCTTTCGGCGAGGTGCGGCGCCGGCTCAAGGAGCGCGGTGGTCGCGCCCTGGGGGAGCCGGACGACCTTCTCTATGGCTTGCTCGATGCCGCCGTGGACCATGCCTTTCCGGTGCTGGATGGGATAGGCGAGCGCATCGAGGAGCTGGAAATGGAAATCCTCAACCGCCCCGACAGCTCGACGCTGGAACGTCTGCACGGCCTTAAGCGCGAACTGATCATGCTGCGGCGCTATCTCTGGCCCACTCGGGAAGTCATCAACCAACTGCTACGCGACCATAATGACCTTTTCACGCCCGATACGCGCATGTGGATGCGTGATGTCTACGACCATACCGTGCAGATAATGGATCTGGTGGAGAGCTATCGTGACATGACCGCGAGCCTGCTCGACATCTATCTATCAAGCATGAGCCACCGGCTCAACGAGAGCATGCGCACCCTGACCATCATCGCCACCGTCTTCATGCCGTTGACCTTTATTGCCGGCGTATACGGCATGAATTTCGAGCACCAGACCAGCCCCTTCGCCATGCCAGAGCTGGGCTGGTATTGGGGCTATCCGCTGGTGTGGAGTGTGATGATCGCAGTCGCCATCGGCATGGTCGTCTGGTTCAGGCGAGCAGGCCGAGCAGAAAGAACATCACGACGATGTCTGGCATGGGTCTCTCTTTTTCTGAGTCGCATTGGCAGGGTAGTCGCGGATTGTGAGGAGTGCGTGATATTGATTCCAATTGAATGTATGGCTTTATAG